Part of the Geoalkalibacter ferrihydriticus DSM 17813 genome is shown below.
AGGTTTCCGTCCGAGTGGGAGCGGAATGCGTCAAAGCCGCCCTTGAGACCGAGGCTTGGATAGATGTCGGCGAGGGCGCGGGCGAGGGGATTGTCCGGTTCCAGGTTATAACCGCGCGCGGCGAAGTTGAACTCCAATTCGAGGTCGAGGTCGGGGATGAGTCGGCCGGCGGTTTCCGCGCGGTCGCGCAGGGCGGCTTCCACCTCGGCGGGATCGCCCTGCGGCGGCAGGTGCAGATCGATCCAGGCCTCGCAGCGGTCGGGCACGACGAAGCCGGCGCGCGACGAGGTCAGTTCGCGAATGGAATAGGCGATGTCCGAATTGCCGCGCTCGAACAAAGGGTCGCGCCCCAGGTGCAGCAGGACGCGCAGCATGGATTCCACCGCGTTGTGCCCGAGTTCGGGCAGGGATGAGTGGGTGCGCCGCCCGCGGGTGACGAACCCGGCTTCCAGGTAGCCGTAATGGGCGAAGCAGGGCATCATGCCGGTGGGCTCGCCGATCACGACCCAGGGCGGGTGGAAGCTTTCGAGGAAGGCCGCGCTGCCGTCGCCGTTTTCTTCTTCGCCCACCACCAGCAGCAGTCCCACAGGGGGGCGCTGATCGGGCGGCAGCACCTCCGCCAGGGCCAGAAAGGCCTCGACCATTGCGGCGCAACCGCCTTTCATGTCGGCGCTGCCCAGGCCGTGAATCAGCCCGTCCGCATCGCGTGCGCCGTAATCCTCCAGATCCCAGGCGCCGATGGTGTCGACATGGCCGACCAGATACAGGCGCGGTTCCTGCCAGCCCAGGGGCACCACAAGATTATAGCGGTCTTCATCCACCTCCTGGCGGCGGATGGCAAAGCCGGCGCCGTGCAGGTGCTCCTCAAGGTAGAGCTGGATGTCCTCCTCCTTGCCTGAGGGCGAGTAGATGTCGACCATCTCGACCAGCAGGCGGCGCAGGCGCTCGGCGTCAACGGCTTTCCAGATTTTTTCCAGGTTCTGCTGCGGCATCGCGCTTTTTCCCTTTCCGTTTACGCCCTAAGTTAAGGGTCATGTAGACGTGCTTTTGGATGTTGTTGAAGCCCTGCTTGGTGAAAAAGCGAATGGCTGCCTCGTTTTCGGCATCGGTATCGATGATGATCATGCGCACGCCCTGTTCACGCATGCGGCGCTTGATTTCGCGAAACAGGCGCGCGCCGATACGCAGCTTCTGCATGAAGGGACGAACGCCGAGCCACACCAGATAGCCGTATTTCCAGGCGGAGTGATGCTTTTCCACGGTGGTTCCCAAGGCAAAGCCGACGATTTGACCTTCGGCTTCCGCGACCAGGCACAGCTCGCTGTCGCTGTTGAACAGGGTGGTGATTTCATATTCGTCCCAGGTGCGATAGAGGCTGGGAGAATATTCGGCGGTAAAAATGTCTTCGCCCAAATGAAAGACAGTGGAAAAATCGTCGATGTTCATCTCGCGGATGCGTAGACGTTTTTCCTTGGGCAGATCCTGTTCTTCGGGCATGAGGCCTTTCCTTTCCGCAGCGACTTTTTTAACATTTGTAACCGTTCAGCAGGCACCGCAGGGTGCGTCGGACGTTGCAGCTGAATGGGTACAATTCTAGCAGATAATCCAGAATCTTCCCGGTCTTGCGCTCCATGGGCAAGGGCGCTATGATGCCGCACCTTTTTTCTGCGACCCGTCCCTTGAGGATTTTTTTCCGATGACCAGTGGTTTTGAATCTTACCTGCCCTATTTTCTGCCCCCCTTGCTGGGTGCAATTATCGGTTATGTGACCAACTATGTCGCCATTCGCATGCTGTTTCGACCGCTGCGCGCCTGGCGCGTGCTGGGCGTGCGTATCCCCATGACGCCCGGGATCATCCCCGGCAAGCGCCATGAACTGGCCGCGCGCATGGGCGAAATGGTCGGCAGCCATCTTCTGACCGCCGAGGATGTGGGGCGGGCGCTGGAAAAAGACAGCTTTCGCCGTGAAATCAAGGGCGCGGTGGCCGACAAACTCGGACGCTTTCTCGACCGTGAGCTGGGGCCCCTCGCACAACTGGTGCCCGCAGATTTTCGCGGACGTTTCCGCGAACTGGTCGAGCTGCTGCGTTGGAAGCTGGTCAAGGCGGTGTTCGCCTATCTCGACAGTGATGCATTCGAGACCAGACTGCGGGATTTCGTGCGGCGCAAGGGCAACGAGTGGCTGGCCCGCGACCTGGAGAGCTTTCTCACTCCCGAGCGTTACACGCGCCTGCGGGGACATCTGGATGATCGTATCAGCGGATTTCTCCACTCACCGGGCGTGGCGCGGGCCGTGGAGCAGTTCATCGACGCCAAAACCGATGAGTGGGTCGGTTCGGAGCGCACCCTGCGCGAGTTGCTGCCGGCCGATCTCATTGAGGTTCTGCTGGCGCAGGCGGAGAAAGAGGTGCCGCCCTTGCTGGAAAAGTTCGGCGGCATGCTCTACGACCCCGACTTTCGTGCGCGCCTGGTCATCAAAGGTCGCCAGGCTATCGAAGGCTTTCTTGATTCCCTGGGGGGGCTGTCGGGTCTTCTGAGCGGTTTCATCAATCTGGACAAGCTCTACGAGCGAATTCCGGAATTCCTGGATAAGGCCGGCGACGAAATTGCGCGCTGGCTCAAGGAGGAGAAGACCCAGGCGCAGGTAGCGCAGATGCTGCGCGAGCGCATTGATGCGCTGCTGGATCGCTCCCTGGCGAGCTATCTGGAAAAAGTGCCCTACGAAAAAGTCGCCGGGGTGCGTCGTTTCGTGCGCGGCAAGGCGGTCGAGTACGTGCAGAGCCGCCGTGCTTGCGATGCCGCGCTGAATCTCACCGAGCGCGGCATCGACCGGCTCAAGGATCGCAGCTTTGCCTCGCTGCTGGATAAGACCTTGCCGGAAGGGGGGCTTGAGCGCGGTCGCGAGGAACTCTGCGAGCGCATCCTGGCGGCGCTGCGCTCGCCGGCGGCGCGCGAGGTGCTGTCCAAAGTGCTGGAGGAAAGGCTTGAGGAATGGTTGTTTCGCAAATCCCTCGGGCGGCTCTCGGCGCGGGTGCCGGCCGATGTGCGCGAAGAACTCAATGAGGGCTTGTGCCGTCAGTTGGGTGAGTTGCTGAAAAAGGAGGTGCCGCCCCTGGTGGAAACCCTCAATGTGCAGCGCATGGTGGAGGAGAAGGTCAATTCCCTGGATCTGCTCAAGGTCGAAGGGCTGCTCATGGGCATCATGAAGGAGCAGTTCAAGTACATCAATCTTTTCGGTGCCCTGCTGGGCTTTTTCATTGGTCTGGCCAATCTGCTGATTCTGGGTTTTCGCTAGGCCCGCAAGCCGCTCCCCCCGCGATCCCCCGCCTCAGGGGGAAGCTCTCGCCCTCGTCACTGTTCAGCATGCACCGCACGCCGCGGCGGCATCGCTGGCGGCAAAAATCCGCCTGCGGCTCAGACATTTGCCGCGGCACTCAACCGCCACGTCCTGCGGTGCGATTGGGAATTGCCGCCGGCTAACAATCCACTTTATTCCATGCCCATTTCATAATTGAACTTGGAGGTTCCCGCCAGGGGCCGGTCATCCTTGGCGGCGGCCAGCACCTGCTTGCCGCGCTCGGAAAAGGCACCGCACTGGTCAAGTTCCACCAGGAAGCGCTCGGCGCCGAGGTTTTGCAGCTCCCGCAGGTGGCCGATGAGCGAAAAATCGGTATCCGAAGTGAGTACCGTCAGGCCGCTGCGATCATCCACGCTGTACTTCTCGCCACGGTCCGAAACCAGGGAGCGATCCGAGCGTGCGCCCTTGATGCGGATGCGCGAGGTGATCAGGGGGACCTGGGCGTGGACCGTAAGGGTCAGGGGAATCCCGACATCGCGCGCGAGAAGTTCGCCGAGGTTGTCGCGGTCGTCCTCAAGGTAGAGGCCGGCTTCGCTGATGCCGAGTTCGCGCCAGGCCAGCAGCGCTTGGGAGTTGAGGGAGAAGAGGCGAAAGCCGCTGCTCAGTTGCGGCTCCTCAAGTCCATCAAAGAGTTCAAAGTGACCGAGGTTGTTGAGGCGAAAGGCGCGGAATCCGGCTTCGACGAGAATTTCGACGGCCTGTTTGACTATCTGCCAATCCTCTTCAAAGAGGATGAAGGGGAGATCCCAGATGATCTTGTCTTTGCGATTGCGCAGCTTACGTGCGCTCAGCGCCACATGGCGCGCCAGGCGCGGTGTGAGGGGGATCAGCAGTCGCGCGATGGACGGGTCGTTGAGCAGGTGCGCGTCCCGCGGGTCGCCGACCAGCACGCTGAGCTGAGCTGTTGCCTCGGGCCTTGGCGCGTCGGCGGGCAGGAGCGCCTCCATGGCCGCGCGCTGATGCTCGCGGCGCGGTGCGCTGCGGCCGCCGGAAATTGCCTGAGCCAGCTCCTGGTAAAAGGCGCGGCGGATTTCCTTGAGGCGTTTGGGTGGAATGACCACCGGCGGCAGGGTTTCGGCGGTAAGCTCGCCAAGGATCAGGGCGGCATCGCCGCTGCGGCTGAAGACCTCGCGCAGAATATCCAGGGACAGGGGATTGTTTTCGGCGGCGTAGGTGGTAACGGCGAAGGTGCGTTCCACAACCAGGCTGTGCCATTGGGCGCGCAGGTGCAGCTGATCATCCCTGAGACTCACCGCCAGGGTGATGGTCTCGGCACGCGGTGCAGCCGCTTCCAGGCGGCGCCGGCAGGCCGCATCGCTCAGGGTGAAGGCTTGATCGGATGAGACTTTGAACACCGCGTCGCCCTTGCGGAAGCGATTGGCAAAGGGGCTCGGCACGGTGACCAGGGTGTCCGGCGAAGCCACTTTGGCGGCCTTGTGCCCCAGTTGCAGGGTTTTAACGGTAAATGCGGTGCCGGCCTGGTCGGTTTTGGGTTGCACGCGCAGGCGATCTCCCACATGCAGCCGGTCGCGGGTTTTGAAGCTGATGTCGCCGCCGCGCACCGCACTGATCTCGCCGAGAAAGCGGCCGGTGGACCCTTTCACGGAGGGCGCTGCGATATCGGTGGGATTGGGGCCGGTGAGAAAGCCGCGCGTCGGCAGGCGGCCAAAGGAGAGCTTAAGGCGATCTTTGGCCGTGCTCAAAGCGGCCTTGCGCTGTGCGGGAGGTGCATCGAGCACCTGCCGGTAGGCCCCGACCACCGAGGCCACGTACTCGGCGCTTTTCATCCGACCTTCGATCTTGAAGCTGCAAACCCCGGCCGCAGCCAGCTCGGGGAGCAGATCGATAGCCGAGAGGTCGTTGGGTGAAAAAAAATAACCTTCCTGCTGGTGGTAACGATAGCGGCGCCGGCAGGGCTGGGCGCAACGGCCGCGATTGCCGCTTTTGCCGCCGAGCCAGGAGGAGAAGTAACATTGGCCGGAAAAACTGAAGCACAGCGCGCCGTGAATGAAATGCTCCAACTCAAGGTGCGTCTTCTTGCGGATTGCGGTGATTTCCGCCAGGGACAGCTCGCGCGCCAGCACGCCACGGGTAAACCCCATGCGTTCAAGCTGCCGCACGCCGGCGGCATTGTGTACCGTCATCTGCGTTGAGGCGTGCAGCTCCAGGCCGGGGAAATGCCGGCGTGCCAGGCGCCAAACTGCCAGATCCTGAAGAATCACCCCATCGATGCGCAGGGCTTCGAGGGTTGCAAGGGTCTCCACCAGCTGCGGCAGTTCGCGCTCTTTGACCAGGGTGTTGAGGGTGACGTAGATGCGGCGCTCGCGGGCATGAGCGTAGTTAAGCATGCGCTCCAGATCGGCGGGTGTGAAGTTTTTCGCTTTAGCGCGCGCCGAGAAATCGCGCAGGCCGCAATAGACGGCATCGGCGCCGTTTTCCATGGCGGCGAAGAAAGCTTCGAGACTGCCGGCCGGGGCGAGGAGTTCGGGTTTGACGGATTGATTCATGAGTTCCTGCACGAAGTCAAGGTAGATGGCGTCGCAAAAAGTCCGCCCTACGGCGTTACGGCGTTTTTTCAGGACCTCGACATACCTGATGTATGCCTTCGCCCCTGAAAAACCACCANGATGGCGTCGCAAAAAGTCCGCCCTACGGCGTTACGGCGTTTTTTCAGGACCTCGACATACCTGATGTATGCCTTCGCCCCTGAAAAACCACCAGGCCTTGTAGGAGGAAATTTTTGCTTAGCCATCCTCTGAGTTTTTGCGAGTGCATCAAGATAATGCAACGAAAAAGCCGGAAGGGTGGTTATCACCCTTCCGGCCAGGCCTGTCCAGTGAGTCCGGTGTTCAGCGCCCTTGGCCTGATCCGTTCATGAGTTTCTCCATGGCCTGCAGATCGGCGCCGGAGAGATAGGTGCCGTTGACCCAGAATTTGGGAGTGCCGCGTACGCCCAGGTTTGTGACGATTTCCTGGTGAATTTCCAGCTGCCGGTTATCCTCGAATTGCGGCAGGGCGCGGCCGTCGTAGCGACCGCGCATGACATCCTCGTAGGCCTCCGCGGGATTTTTTGCGGAGAGGATGTAGCGCACCTTGGCCTCGGCTTCGGGGTGAATGCGGGTCAGGGGGTAGAAGTAGATGTAGCGGGTGACGTCGTCTCGTTCGCTGAGAAATTCGCTGGCCTTGCGGCAAAACGGGCAGTCGGGATCGGTGATTTCGATGACCACATTTTTACCGTCGCCGATTTTCAGCGCTTTTTCAAGGGGCAGATCCTTGATGCGGTCGGCCATCATCTGCGCTTGACGCGTGCGGGTCAGGCTCTGGCCCTGGGCATCCCAGATTTCTCCGTAGATCAGGTGTTGAGAGCGGGGCACGAAATAAATGATACGGTCGCCGCTGACCACCTCGTAAACCCCTTCGACGGGAGTGGCGTGGACGGAATCAAATTCAAGGCGGGGAAAAGTCATCTTGAGGGTCGCCGTGGCGCCGGAGACGCCGCTTTCGTCCTGCTTGGCAGCAAACGCGGGACTCTGCAGCGTGATCAGGGTCAACAGCAGGATCAACAGGGGAATCATTGGTTTTTTCATGAAGGGCTCTCCTGGAGCGAATTGTCTGGGGCTGTACGCCCACCGAGGTTAACGCGACATCAGGGGCAAGCATACCAGCTTTCGCAATTTTCGCCAAGAACCCTGCCTCGCTGGAACGGGAGCGGCCGGAAAGAGGCTGAAGTGTGACCGCTGCGCGCCGCCATTTCTCAACCCCTGTCACTTTGACTTGCGAGCTTTTTTGCGTCTATGTAGCGGATAACCGCCTTTTCAACTTCCACCAGGACAAATACCACGATCCCGGAGGCAATCACCAGTCCCCATTCGCCCAAGCCTATGTCTTCAGTACCGAACCACACCTGCAGGGGCGGTGCATAGGTCAGCGCCAGTTGCAGCACGATGAGAGCGCCGGCGGCGATCAGCGCATAGGCATTGCCGATAAAGCCCTTTACGTTAAAGGATGAATCAAAGAAAAAGCGGCTGTTGAACAGGTAGAAAAACTGTCCCGCCATGAGCACGTTGACGGCCAGGGTACGCGATCTTTCGGGCGACATGCCGTTGTCGAGGGCGCCGAGGAAAGCCCACAGAGTCAACCCGGCTATGAGCAGGGAGACAAAAAAGATGCGCCACAGCAGATGTCGGGAGAGAATCGGCTCATCATGCCGCCGGGGAGGGCNGCTTCGGCCGGCTCGAAGGCCAGGGACATGCCGAGGGTGACGGCGACCACCATATTGACCCACAGGATCTGCAGGGGCGTCACCGGCATGAGGGCGAAGGCGAAGAGCACGGCGGCGAGCACCGCAAAAGACTGGGCGCCGCTGGCAGGCAGGATGAAAAGGATGGTCTTCTGCAGATTGTCGTAGACCGCCCGCCCTTCTTCGACGGCTTTTTCGATGGAAGCGAAATTGTCATCGGTGAGGACCATTTCCGAAGCGTCCTTGGCCGCCTCGGAGCCTTTAATGCCCATGGCGATGCCGATGTCGGCGCGTTTCAGGGCTGGTGCGTCGTTGACGCCGTCGCCGGTCATTGCAACGATTTCTTTGAGGGACTGCAAAGCTTTGACCAGGCGAATTTTGTGCTCAGGGCTTGAGCGAGCGAAGATATCCGTCTTCCCCACCAGGTCATGGAGTTCTGCGTCACTCATTTTTTCGATTTCCCGACCGGAAATGGAGTGCTCCCCATCACCAATTCCCATCTGGGCGCCTATGCTGCGCGCTGTCAGGACATGGTCGCCGGTGATCATTTTGACCCGGATTCCCGCCTCGCGACACTTGTCGATCGCTCTGATCGCCTCATCGCGCGGGGGATCGATCAGCCCCAGAAGGCCCAGTAACGTGAATCCGCTTTCAGTGTCTTTTGGGTCCAGGGCCGCTTTTTTCCCATCGATATTTTTGACCGCAATGGCCAGCACCCGGTGCCCTTCACTGGCGATCTCATCCATCTTTTTTTCCCAGAGCCCTTGGTCGAGAGAGTCATCCTTTTCTTCACTGCGCTGCTTGTCACAGAGCTCCAGAACTTTTTCAGGAGCTCCCTTGAGATAAATCACCGACGATTCTTCCGGGGTGTGGTGCAGGGTGGCCATATAACGATTTTCCGACCTGAAAGGAATCTCATCGACGCGGGGAAATTCTTTTTCCGCAGCGTCGTGCTCCAATCCCGTTTTGCGGCCGAGGACATAAACACCACCGTCGGTGGGCTCTCCCTGCACGCGCCACTGTCCGTCGTCCTTATTCTTTTTCAGCTTGGCGTCGTTGCAGAGAAATCCGGCACGCACCAGTTCCTTGAGATCGGGGGCTTGCGAAAGATCCACCGCCTGGTCATCGTGCAGGATCTTTCCCTCGGGTGTGTAGCCGGTGCCTTCGACCGCATAGGCTTTTTGAACCATAAGGATGCGTTTGACGGTCATCTCGTTGCGCGTCAGCGTACCGGTTTTGTCTGAACAGATAACGGTGACCGAACCAAGCGTTTCCACGGCTGGCAGGCGGCGGATAATGGCATGGCGCCTGGCCATGCTTTGCACTCCCAGGGCAAGGGTAATGGTCATGACCGCAGGCAGGCCTTCGGGGATGGCTGCTACGGCGATACTCACCGCGATCATAAGCAGCTCGCCGACCTGATAATCCCTGAACACCAGGCCAAAAGCGAAAACTGAAGCACTCAGGCCCAGAATGGCCACGGAGAGCCAGCGGCCGAATTTTTCGACTTTACGCATCAAGGGGGTGGTGAGTTCCTCGACTTCCGAAACCAACTGGCCGATCCGTCCGATCTCCGACTGCTGTCCCGTGGCGACGACCACGCCCTCAAGGCTTCCGCTGGACACGAGGGTGCTCGAATAGGCCATGCACTCGCGATCACCCGTCGGCGAATCCTCGGCGACCGCATTCGTGGATTTCATGACCGGTTCAGATTCGCCCGTCAGAGCCGCTTCCTGAATTTGCGCGTCCTTGACCAAGATCAGACGCAGATCCGCCGGCACCTTGTCTCCGCCCTTGAGCAAGACGATGTCCCCCGGCACCACCTCTTCCGCGGGAATGACCTCCACCTTTCCCCCCCGCCGCACCCGGGCATCCAGGGAGAGCATGTCGCGAATGGATTCAAGAGCCTGTGCCGCCTTGCCTTCCTGAATAAATCCAATCACACCGATGATCAGCACCACCGCGAAGATGACCCACATATCCAGGAATTCTCCCAGCAGCCCGGAAATCACTGCCGCGGCGACGAGGATATAGATCAGGATATTTTTAAATTGGCGCAGAAAGCGTGACAGGGCACTTTCCTTTTTCCCGCGCGCAAGGCTGTTGGGCCCGTACTTCTCCAGGCGCTTGGCCGCCTCTTCGGCACTGAGCCCGGCTTTTTGGGCCTCCAGCTCCTGCAGAACCTCATCAGGGCTGCGTGCATGCCATGCGATATTTGTATGCGGATGTTGATTGTTTTGCGCCATTCTCATCCTCGAAAATCCGTGCGCCTGCCTGAGGTGTTTTTTTCACAGGCGATGGCCCATAAATTTCACTCGCTCTATCGAGTTGTTCTTTTCCTTTCGGGCTATCAACTTTACCTGAGAAGCCGCGCCTGTCCAGTGATCCGGGCACCGAACCCCTTCGTCATGGATGTCGCGAGACACCCTGGGCTGAATAGATATTCTCCCGGGTCCGACGCCCTGACCCTGGCAATTTAAAAAGGTGTGAGGATTCGCCGCACGGGGCACTAAGGGGTTACAGCAAACCGCGGTCGGCGAAGGAGACGTAGCGGCCGTTTCCGATCACGATGTGGTCAAGAACACGCACGCCGACCAGCTCGCCGACCTCCTTGAGGCGGCGGGTGATGTCCAGGTCTTCACGGCTGGGGGTGGGATCTCCCGAAGGATGGTTGTGGACGAAGAGCACTGCTGAAGCCGATTCACGGATGACCGGAGAGAAGACTTCACGGGGATGCACGATGCTGGCGTTCAGGCTGCCTTCGGAAATGGGGACTTCGCGGATCAGGCGGTTTTTGCTGTCGAGGAGCAGGGTGTAGAAGACTTCGCGTTTGTGGTCGCGCAGCCGCTCATGATAGGAGCGGAAAATCTCCTCGGAGTTGGTGAAGCGGTCACCGGGGCGCAGGCGCGCATCGGCAAAGCGTCGCGCGATCTGAAAAACCGCCTGCAATTCGGCAGCTTTGGCCGGACCAATGCCCTTGATCTGACAGAGTTCGGCGATGGTTGCCGCAGCCAGTTGCCGCAGGCCGCCGAAGCGCGCAAGTAGCAGGCGCGCGTGATCCAGGGCGCTGGTGCGGGTGGCGGCATCGCCGGTGCGTAGAATCAGCGCGAGAAGTTCCGCGTCGCTCAAGGCCTCCGCGCCGCGATCGAGCAGCTTTTCCCTGGGGCGCTCGGCCTCGGGCCAATCTTTGATGCGGCGGTTGGTGTCGGACATGATGTCTCCCTCCTGTGGTGCATGGCATGATAAACCCCCTGAAGGGGAAAGGCTCATTAAAGAGGAGACGGGGTCATCCGTCAAGAATCCTGAAGAAAAAGATAGGTGTCGAGCATGCACCGCAGGGCGTGGCATCTGGATAGGTACAAAAAAAAGACCGGCTGCACGCAGCCGGTCTTTTTCTGAGCCTATAAGGCGAAGGTCTGGAAATATCGTCTATTCGCGCACGTAGGTGTCGATGTCGGTTTCGTGAACCATGCCCATGAGGCGAGCGTACTCGGATTCGATCACGGCGAAATGATCGCGGGTTTCCTTGGCCATGCGGTCAAAAACGGTGCGCACCGCCGGGTCAATGATGTTGGTGGCTGTGCCTTCAAGGACGCGGGCGAGATCTTCCTCTTCCTTGAGGGCGATTTCCATGGCACGACGCTCATGCACGTTTTCGTCGAGGGCCTTCTCCAGGTTGCGGAGCATGGCCGATTCTTTGCGCGGCGGGCTCTGAATATATTGCTCG
Proteins encoded:
- a CDS encoding M20 family metallopeptidase is translated as MPQQNLEKIWKAVDAERLRRLLVEMVDIYSPSGKEEDIQLYLEEHLHGAGFAIRRQEVDEDRYNLVVPLGWQEPRLYLVGHVDTIGAWDLEDYGARDADGLIHGLGSADMKGGCAAMVEAFLALAEVLPPDQRPPVGLLLVVGEEENGDGSAAFLESFHPPWVVIGEPTGMMPCFAHYGYLEAGFVTRGRRTHSSLPELGHNAVESMLRVLLHLGRDPLFERGNSDIAYSIRELTSSRAGFVVPDRCEAWIDLHLPPQGDPAEVEAALRDRAETAGRLIPDLDLELEFNFAARGYNLEPDNPLARALADIYPSLGLKGGFDAFRSHSDGNLFFEAGVKPLILGPGALEVAHTPDEHTPFAQVLAAAKVYAALCMMASV
- a CDS encoding GNAT family N-acetyltransferase; this encodes MPEEQDLPKEKRLRIREMNIDDFSTVFHLGEDIFTAEYSPSLYRTWDEYEITTLFNSDSELCLVAEAEGQIVGFALGTTVEKHHSAWKYGYLVWLGVRPFMQKLRIGARLFREIKRRMREQGVRMIIIDTDAENEAAIRFFTKQGFNNIQKHVYMTLNLGRKRKGKKRDAAAEPGKNLESR
- a CDS encoding DUF445 family protein, coding for MTSGFESYLPYFLPPLLGAIIGYVTNYVAIRMLFRPLRAWRVLGVRIPMTPGIIPGKRHELAARMGEMVGSHLLTAEDVGRALEKDSFRREIKGAVADKLGRFLDRELGPLAQLVPADFRGRFRELVELLRWKLVKAVFAYLDSDAFETRLRDFVRRKGNEWLARDLESFLTPERYTRLRGHLDDRISGFLHSPGVARAVEQFIDAKTDEWVGSERTLRELLPADLIEVLLAQAEKEVPPLLEKFGGMLYDPDFRARLVIKGRQAIEGFLDSLGGLSGLLSGFINLDKLYERIPEFLDKAGDEIARWLKEEKTQAQVAQMLRERIDALLDRSLASYLEKVPYEKVAGVRRFVRGKAVEYVQSRRACDAALNLTERGIDRLKDRSFASLLDKTLPEGGLERGREELCERILAALRSPAAREVLSKVLEERLEEWLFRKSLGRLSARVPADVREELNEGLCRQLGELLKKEVPPLVETLNVQRMVEEKVNSLDLLKVEGLLMGIMKEQFKYINLFGALLGFFIGLANLLILGFR
- a CDS encoding peptidase U32 family protein gives rise to the protein MNQSVKPELLAPAGSLEAFFAAMENGADAVYCGLRDFSARAKAKNFTPADLERMLNYAHARERRIYVTLNTLVKERELPQLVETLATLEALRIDGVILQDLAVWRLARRHFPGLELHASTQMTVHNAAGVRQLERMGFTRGVLARELSLAEITAIRKKTHLELEHFIHGALCFSFSGQCYFSSWLGGKSGNRGRCAQPCRRRYRYHQQEGYFFSPNDLSAIDLLPELAAAGVCSFKIEGRMKSAEYVASVVGAYRQVLDAPPAQRKAALSTAKDRLKLSFGRLPTRGFLTGPNPTDIAAPSVKGSTGRFLGEISAVRGGDISFKTRDRLHVGDRLRVQPKTDQAGTAFTVKTLQLGHKAAKVASPDTLVTVPSPFANRFRKGDAVFKVSSDQAFTLSDAACRRRLEAAAPRAETITLAVSLRDDQLHLRAQWHSLVVERTFAVTTYAAENNPLSLDILREVFSRSGDAALILGELTAETLPPVVIPPKRLKEIRRAFYQELAQAISGGRSAPRREHQRAAMEALLPADAPRPEATAQLSVLVGDPRDAHLLNDPSIARLLIPLTPRLARHVALSARKLRNRKDKIIWDLPFILFEEDWQIVKQAVEILVEAGFRAFRLNNLGHFELFDGLEEPQLSSGFRLFSLNSQALLAWRELGISEAGLYLEDDRDNLGELLARDVGIPLTLTVHAQVPLITSRIRIKGARSDRSLVSDRGEKYSVDDRSGLTVLTSDTDFSLIGHLRELQNLGAERFLVELDQCGAFSERGKQVLAAAKDDRPLAGTSKFNYEMGME
- a CDS encoding DsbC family protein, giving the protein MKKPMIPLLILLLTLITLQSPAFAAKQDESGVSGATATLKMTFPRLEFDSVHATPVEGVYEVVSGDRIIYFVPRSQHLIYGEIWDAQGQSLTRTRQAQMMADRIKDLPLEKALKIGDGKNVVIEITDPDCPFCRKASEFLSERDDVTRYIYFYPLTRIHPEAEAKVRYILSAKNPAEAYEDVMRGRYDGRALPQFEDNRQLEIHQEIVTNLGVRGTPKFWVNGTYLSGADLQAMEKLMNGSGQGR
- the radC gene encoding RadC family protein, which gives rise to MSDTNRRIKDWPEAERPREKLLDRGAEALSDAELLALILRTGDAATRTSALDHARLLLARFGGLRQLAAATIAELCQIKGIGPAKAAELQAVFQIARRFADARLRPGDRFTNSEEIFRSYHERLRDHKREVFYTLLLDSKNRLIREVPISEGSLNASIVHPREVFSPVIRESASAVLFVHNHPSGDPTPSREDLDITRRLKEVGELVGVRVLDHIVIGNGRYVSFADRGLL
- a CDS encoding ferritin family protein; the encoded protein is MKEAIKTAVQTEKDVMDFYSRAAQITQNERGRKVFEQLAKEEKEHCSHFFKIYPGNDLGSFEQYIQSPPRKESAMLRNLEKALDENVHERRAMEIALKEEEDLARVLEGTATNIIDPAVRTVFDRMAKETRDHFAVIESEYARLMGMVHETDIDTYVRE